One Pseudonocardia abyssalis DNA segment encodes these proteins:
- a CDS encoding adenylate/guanylate cyclase domain-containing protein — protein sequence MVERTRGVPARVVVWAFHLTLPLAGLGLLLAVPAADVRLEHHPTHFWLIALAAALNVGLAVLVARAARRHDDARLLLVGLAFLTAALFLGLHALATPGVLLGSRNGGFALATPVGLALAALFTAASALDLPSATVLRLAPWLRRGLLAVAALWGVVSLAGLPPLADPAIAEELSGPLVAVAVTAVLLYGVVAVRYLRLYRRRRSVMLLSILTANVLLAESMIAVVLGPSWHLTWWLWHVLMSLAFGYIAYSAYAGYQAEGATTGLFDGVRTEETVQAVRAEYGAALEALVSAVRRQEAGEISADEMGLITAGMASRFGLTEGQTAVLGRAASALRGEREQIERLGVLVAIGHESRVRLAEDDLLRRAVTRVAAGFGGHAVRIGLLADGVLRYPDDLSTDRTWTTDVDLPTGLDPVETGDDVLACPLTVKDLPAGVLLVRRPGGFTDRDRSLLASLASQLSMGMENARLYHQLDGLFRQYMSPDVATALLADPTQAALGGAVVDVTAVFADLRGFTTFSETASPEEIVVLLNRYFEVATAAVLAEGGTVVQFVGDAMMALFNAPARQPDHALRAVRAALAMQEGIAGIADADGPTFRVGINTGPALVGNIGSTALRNFNAMGDAVNVAARLESAAEPGQVVIGEATRLLLPDGVVVEPLGELTVKGRTGPVTAFRLRALAGVDA from the coding sequence GTGGTTGAGCGCACGCGGGGCGTCCCCGCCCGGGTCGTGGTGTGGGCGTTCCACCTCACGCTGCCCCTGGCCGGGCTGGGGCTGCTGCTCGCGGTACCCGCCGCGGACGTCCGCCTGGAGCACCATCCGACGCACTTCTGGCTGATCGCGCTCGCCGCCGCGCTCAACGTCGGGCTGGCGGTGCTCGTGGCGCGGGCCGCCCGCCGCCACGACGACGCCCGGTTGTTGCTGGTCGGGCTCGCTTTCCTGACCGCCGCCCTGTTCCTCGGGCTGCACGCGCTGGCCACGCCCGGGGTGCTGCTGGGCAGCCGCAACGGCGGGTTCGCCCTGGCCACGCCGGTCGGGTTGGCGCTCGCCGCGCTGTTCACGGCGGCCTCGGCGCTCGACCTCCCGTCGGCCACGGTCCTGCGCCTCGCCCCCTGGCTGCGGCGCGGGCTGCTCGCCGTCGCCGCGCTGTGGGGCGTCGTCTCGCTCGCCGGGCTGCCGCCGCTGGCCGACCCCGCGATCGCGGAGGAGCTCTCCGGCCCGCTCGTCGCCGTCGCGGTCACGGCGGTGCTGCTCTACGGCGTCGTCGCCGTCCGCTACCTCCGGCTCTACCGGCGCCGCCGCTCGGTGATGCTGCTGTCGATCCTGACGGCCAACGTGCTGCTGGCCGAGTCGATGATCGCCGTGGTGCTCGGCCCGAGCTGGCACCTCACGTGGTGGCTGTGGCACGTGCTGATGTCGCTGGCGTTCGGCTACATCGCCTACAGCGCGTACGCGGGCTACCAGGCCGAGGGCGCCACCACCGGGCTGTTCGACGGCGTGCGCACCGAGGAGACGGTGCAGGCCGTGCGCGCGGAGTACGGGGCCGCGCTGGAGGCACTCGTGTCGGCGGTGCGCCGGCAGGAGGCGGGGGAGATCTCCGCCGACGAGATGGGACTGATCACCGCGGGGATGGCGTCGCGGTTCGGGCTGACGGAGGGCCAGACCGCCGTCCTCGGCCGCGCCGCGTCCGCCCTGCGCGGGGAGCGCGAGCAGATCGAGCGGCTCGGGGTCCTCGTCGCGATCGGGCACGAGTCGCGCGTGCGCCTGGCCGAGGACGATCTGCTGCGCCGCGCCGTCACCCGCGTCGCCGCGGGCTTCGGCGGCCACGCCGTGCGGATCGGCCTGCTCGCCGACGGCGTCCTGCGCTATCCCGACGACCTGTCCACCGACCGGACCTGGACCACCGACGTCGACCTGCCGACGGGGCTCGACCCCGTCGAGACCGGCGACGACGTGCTCGCCTGCCCCCTGACCGTCAAGGACCTCCCGGCCGGTGTGCTGCTCGTGCGGCGGCCCGGGGGCTTCACCGACCGCGACCGCTCCCTGCTCGCCTCGCTGGCCAGCCAGCTCTCGATGGGCATGGAGAACGCTCGGCTCTACCACCAGCTCGACGGCCTGTTCCGCCAGTACATGTCGCCCGACGTCGCCACCGCCCTGCTCGCCGACCCGACGCAGGCCGCACTCGGGGGCGCCGTCGTCGACGTCACCGCGGTGTTCGCCGACCTGCGCGGCTTCACCACGTTCTCTGAGACGGCGAGCCCGGAGGAGATCGTCGTCCTGCTCAACCGGTACTTCGAGGTCGCCACCGCCGCGGTGCTCGCCGAGGGCGGCACGGTCGTCCAGTTCGTCGGCGACGCGATGATGGCGCTGTTCAACGCCCCCGCCCGCCAGCCCGACCACGCGCTGCGCGCCGTCCGCGCCGCGCTGGCGATGCAGGAGGGCATCGCCGGGATCGCCGACGCCGACGGCCCGACGTTCCGGGTCGGGATCAACACCGGGCCCGCACTCGTCGGCAACATCGGCAGCACCGCCCTGCGCAACTTCAACGCGATGGGGGACGCGGTGAACGTCGCCGCGCGGCTGGAGTCGGCGGCCGAGCCGGGGCAGGTCGTGATCGGGGAGGCCACACGGCTGCTGCTGCCCGACGGGGTGGTCGTCGAGCCGCTGGGGGAGCTGACGGTCAAGGGGCGGACCGGGCCCGTCACGGCGTTCCGGTTGCGAGCCCTGGCCGGGGTCGACGCGTAG